Proteins found in one Phocoena sinus isolate mPhoSin1 chromosome 5, mPhoSin1.pri, whole genome shotgun sequence genomic segment:
- the HOPX gene encoding homeodomain-only protein, which produces MSAETASGPTEDQVEILEYNFNKVNKHPDPTTLCLIAAEAGLSEEETQKWFKQRLAQWRLSEGLPSECRSVTD; this is translated from the exons ATGTCTGCGGAGACCGCGAGCGGCCCCACTGAGGACCAGGTGGAGATCCTGGAGTACAACTTCAACAAGGTCAACAAGCACCCGGACCCCACCACGCTGTGCCTGATCGCGGCCGAGGCCGGCCTTTCCGAGGAGGAGACCCAG AAATGGTTCAAGCAGCGCCTGGCCCAGTGGCGGCTGTCAGAAGGCCTACCCTCAGAGTGCAGATCCGTCACAGACTGA